ACTTCTGGTTTGTCTATTTTCTTGGAGTTAAGAAATCAAATTGTGTTGGCTCTGTGTAATGTGTTCAAATGAACTATTTGGGTAAAATGAGTACTTTATGGCAAGAGTGCATCTATTTGAACTTCCAGTATTGTTTATTGAGGAACATTGCAGTAGCTTTGTAGATCCCTAAAGTTCACAGAAATAACTTAGGCATCAACCTGCTGGGCCAATAATCCGTTTCTTCTCCCATGTCCTTTCTGTACTTTATGGTTACAGTAATTATTCTTATTTATGGCCTGCACATAAAGTTCAGAAGCAACTAGTATAGACTCTTGCAGACTTAAATGTAATGGAGTCGACCTGTTATATACCAGCAACGTTTTTCTCCAGTTTTCATTAAAATTCAAGAGGTAGAAGTCTATAGGAAGCTGTTCTTTTTGTTGCTTCATGAATTACTTCATTTGACTTTTTTGTCATCGCTCGATTTCCtctattctttgttttcttattaattataaaaaacaaACCATGCAGACTTCACTGACAGCCGCTGGCTGCTACATTTGTCCAGCTCCTGGATCTAAGGGCACCAGGTGCATAGTCTGTTGTTCTGTGGATTGCCCTTTGCCTTCCAAAATAGAAGTTTTTCATGCGCCCTCTTATAAGAAAGAGAGAAACGATGTTTCTGATGGGTTAGAAAAAATCATTAATGATGGGAAGTCATATTTAGAACACTACATTCCTGAAGCTTCAGATGTGCACTTCTTGGATGCAACCCCTGAAACTGTTCTAGATGAAGCAAAAAGGCTAAATATTATCAGTGAATCAACCTATAGGATCATCGTTTCGCTGCAGATGCAAGAGACCAAACTCTTCAAAGCAGAACCAAAATTCACTCCTGGACATGAATCAAAACATGGTTCACACTCTGTACGAACTTCATTCAGTGGGCTGCTTAAGCCGGGGCAAATATGTAACTATATGAACAGGTTCTTTATCACTTGgaaaataaaagatgaaaatgaagTCAACACTTTTAAGGCGGCTGGTTGTAATGCATTTTGCAAGTCCTGTGTTTTAGGTTGTCATATGGAGTTAGAGGTGCGGCACATGACCGAATCTGATTGGCTTTATCTTTCCAAGTTGTCTGAGTGCAGTTGCACTGTAAAGAATTGTCAAAACCCAAGAGACACTTTAGCCAGTTTGGAGGGGCAGACCATGGAGAGTACGAATAGATGTTTAAATTCTGCCAGATCATCAGCTAGAGAAGCATTGGTGCTGTTGAAATTGATTCCAGTTGCTGCAAGAAGAAGTCTTCCAGTTCTAGTCAATCATCAAGGGTTGCTTCTAAGTATTCCAGTACGTATAAATTTTACAATTACAAATGAAACTGGATGTTCCGTATTTAAAGGGACTGGATCTTTCCAATTCAACAGAATGGGAAAAGGTCCATGGCTTGACTTGTACCAATTTAGACGGCATAATTTATATTTACTCAACTGTTCTACGAAAAAAGAACTAGAAAGAAATATTAGAGGCATTGCAAAAATTTGGGTGATCAATGTTTTAGGAGCAAACCATTCTCATATTCCAAGTTCCTAACATATCACATACACTATTTGTACTATTCCAAGTTCCTAACATATCACATACACTATTTGTACTAGTGACAACATGAGCATATTTCAGGACTAATTGACATGTACGCTTTTTCTTGTGGTTTGAGGTTGAAAAAGTTGGTAAACTTCAAGGTTGGTAGTTTAAGAAGCGCATGACTAACaatctttcttttgttttctttttgtttggtGATTTTTTCAGTGCATTAGGTTCAGCCATTGTCCATGGCTGGTTGCTTCTGCAGAGTTCAAGCCAATGGTACCATTCGGTGGAGGCCATAGTTCATTCTTATAGATGCAGAGCGCACAAGCTGCACCTTTCTACGAACCACCAGGCTTGTATGGTATTCAACTTTGTGCTTGTATAGCATTCAACATAGCTTGGGAAGAAAGGGGAGCTGTACTTCAATGATCAATCGAAGTTGTAAGTTGTGATTAGAGAGGATAAGTTGACttgattattttaattaaatgttCTAGAATTTCAATTATAATAATTGAAGAAGAAAGTGCAATTTCTCTATTGTCTAAGTTTGAGCATCACATCACCTATCCTCACGACTTTACATCTAACATCTGTGGTTACTTTTCATGGATACCGAGCTTCTTTCCCACTGTTTGTGGGATATAAACTATTTATTACGAGGAGTCATATGAAAGGTACAATCTGAGTCAATGACGTAAACTTCTTTATCCTCAGTATTGCCCTTCATGGTCTTTTCATTAGTTACTGCCAGTATTTTAGAATACTTATAAGAATCATCTCCAATAGAGAAATTTGCTTTTCCATGCTCCCTTGGTCTCTTACACTCTCCacattcttttgttttttttttctctgaaCCGTTCCTATTAATGCCCCTCATTATGGCGAAGTAGCATTTAATCAATGAGTTATAAAATGGTTGCTTCGCTTTCTTCTCCCAACTTTTCATCTTTCTGATTTATTTCTGAGGGTAGCCTTTTAAAATCTAGGTTTTCATTCTGtgtctctttctttcttttttttttttttttaattattattattatcaaaccACCCATTTCTAGTTGCATTGCCTTTTTCCATTCTTTAAAGCATAACGCTTCTTTGAGTGATCTTGGTTCCTGAGTATCAATTGAGTTACATGATGAGTACAGTAGATAGCTTTAAAACTTTGGTTTGATGATACTACATTTTGATCATGTTTGCATTGGATGAGAGGGAATAACATACTCAAGAAATTTCAGAGGAAGGAAGAGATATCGAACAATTGAAGTGGGAAAgtctttttcattaaaaatgacATGTCTATCCCTTTGGAATTAGCCACTTATAGTTATAACAATCTTTTTAATGAAAGTGACCACTTTCATTAAAATACAAATATGAAAGAATATACAAGCATACAAAGAAGGAAGTCCACAAAAAGGAAGGACACCCCTTAGGAATGGGTTACGGCTCAAACTATGCAGTCATTCCTATAGAATAATTAACAAAAGGCCTTCGAGATTGAAGTCTACGaagaaaaatgaatacaaaCATGTGCCCAAGCTCCCTAGGGTCCTCTCCACTCCCTTAAACAACTTAATGTTCCTCATCCCACAAAACCCATAACACCACATACATCGACAAACCAAAGAAGCTGGTCTTTATCCCTGAAAGGTGGATTGAGGGACTCCTCGATCCTAGCACTGCTTATAGCACTTGAAGTTATTACCCTTGTTTGAATCACTATAGCTCAGGAGACAATGTTTTGAAAGGTGCTCGATGTTTTGAAAGGTGCAATCGAGCACACCCTAGGCATAAGGTGCAAGGGTGGCACCTTGCCTTAGAAATGCGAGGTGCGCCGCTTTGAGTTTTTAAAATGACTGGTCAAGAAACACGTACAATGCATGTGAAATCTTGTAGTTTCAATTAGTTGCTtttttaatagtaatttatgaacatataataaataaaattaaaagttacacaaggtaattttgattttgatgttTTCATATTATCgtc
The sequence above is drawn from the Cucumis melo cultivar AY chromosome 2, USDA_Cmelo_AY_1.0, whole genome shotgun sequence genome and encodes:
- the LOC103500981 gene encoding uncharacterized protein LOC103500981 isoform X3, producing the protein MLNLWYQMLQKVCVQHKIGVILVAHHADDQAELFILRLSRSSGVLGLAGMPFTSQIFSSHTYSYSEVSKNYGVLLVRPLMDFSKDDMYKICQGANQDWVEDPTNRSSLFARNRIRMSLGDLSSSTLNSELHAIISACRKTRLFIDQVCLSLANWTLTITEVGYAIINLEILNQLKIPDICLTKFVSLVLQFISQRHRPVRGNTAKLVLDYIQTVPCKTSLTAAGCYICPAPGSKGTRCIVCCSVDCPLPSKIEVFHAPSYKKERNDVSDGLEKIINDGKSYLEHYIPEASDVHFLDATPETVLDEAKRLNIISESTYRIIVSLQMQETKLFKAEPKFTPGHESKHGSHSVRTSFSGLLKPGQICNYMNRFFITWKIKDENEVNTFKAAGCNAFCKSCVLGCHMELEVRHMTESDWLYLSKLSECSCTVKNCQNPRDTLASLEGQTMESTNRCLNSARSSAREALVLLKLIPVAARRSLPVLVNHQGLLLSIPVRINFTITNETGCSVFKGTGSFQFNRMGKGPWLDLYQFRRHNLYLLNCSTKKELERNIRGIAKIWVINVLGANHSHIPSS